In Neoarius graeffei isolate fNeoGra1 chromosome 19, fNeoGra1.pri, whole genome shotgun sequence, the sequence aataaagcctcttcttcttcttcttcttttttttcctccaggACATCAACATATACAAATGGCCCTGTGCAGTCAGAGTGAACCGGATGTACTGTATCTGCAGTGCTCATCATGATGACCTGACAACAAACCCGAGCCGAAATCTCATTCACAGCCTGCTGCATGAgagtgaaagaaaagaaaagaaaagaaaagaaaagaaaagaaaagaaaagaaaagaaaagaaaagaaataaaccAGATAGATGTACAGCAAATCCACATCTGTCACGCATGCAGAGCTATAAATTCAAACCAAACTCAACTTCAGAGACTTAAACAAGTCTGCAGTGCAGTGGGACTGTGATAAATCagctgtgcaaaaaaaaaaaagtgcttcatAATTTCTGCAATTTCAACTCATTTGCTTTCCAAGTCAAAATTCTACCtgtttttttaataaccaaaacACAAAAAATGACGTGAATGTCTTAActgaaacattattattattattattattattattattattattattattattgcaggatAGCTATTAATAAGAAAGAGATCCCTAAGTGAAAGGTGCAGGCGAAGTAAAAGTAAAAGAAGTGCTCACATGTTGCCAGGTCGGAGCAGCTCACTGTGTTTATCGGGTCCATATTTCCATAAACTGTCCCTCAGCACTCACACATAGACTTTGCTTGCAATTCACTCGCACCAGTacttactacacacacacacacacacatcaagtatctgaacaaaaaaagaaaagaaaaaaacgaaCAAACTGCTGGATCCTAGTCGATGGAAGAAAAGTTGAGAATTCTTTTCTATCCGCTCTTGGAAAGTGAAATGCAGGCATCAGTTTCAGtctcacagagagaaagagagagagagagagagagagagagagagagagagagagtgtgtgtgtttaaggctTGTCGGTACACTGTTTACACAGGCTGGAGGTGACGCTGTTGAAAAGGGCACATTTGTCGGGGCACGAGGAGGCCGCGGCGGCTCCGGTGGGGAAGGCGGGGTACGCGGGCGGCTGCTCGTACGCGCTCAGGCTCGGTGCAAGCGACACGGCCTGGCCCTGGTTGAGGTACGCCACGAGCCGTCTCATCTCCTCGAGCGCCTGCGCCTGCATGAGGATGTAGTTCTTGGCGAGCAGCAGCGTGGCGATCTTGGAGAGCTTGCGCACGGACGGGCTGTGCGCGTAAGGGATGACCGCCCGCAACTCATCCAGTGCGTCGTTCAGGTCGTGCATCCGTCTCCGCTCGCGCGCGTTGATGTTGAGCCGCAGCATCTTCTGCTCCCGGTTCTTCTTCCCGGTTTCGCACTTTGCGCTCGACCCACCCGCCGCTGCAGAAGTCGTCCTCGCGTCTCGAGCCGTCGCCAGGAGCATCATCTCGCACCGGCCGTCGCTGTCGTCATCCGGGCTCTGCTCTCCTCCGCTGCTCTGTCCGCTCGCACCTTCACCTCCAACGCCATACGGCGCCCGCATGGATCCACCAGGCAGGCCGAGGGACCCcactactcctcctcctcctgctcctcctccGACAGCCTGAAGCGGGTCCGAATCGGGCGGATCGAAAGCACCGAGCGGCGACTGTCGCTCTCTGCACGGCGGCTCGGACCCCGGAGCGCGCAACGAGTCCATCTTTTTAGCCGAGACGCTCAGAGTTTTATGAAAAACGTCCCCAAAGTTTGTCCTCCTGTccatagtttatttatttatttatttatttatttattgtcttgTCCCTGCAGACTGGACTCACGCACGCGGTCTCGTCCTCTTACACGTGTGTCATGCGCGTGCAGCCCGAATGTTCACTTATCAAATCAAAAGTGAGACGCGAGGAAGCGGAGACTCCTcctaaatgcgctcctgcgcgTCCGCATCCACCTTaacaacccccctcccccccacccatCTCTACTGATGATCATCAGCATCATCAGCATCACGAGGAGGGGGTGAGTCTTTACATCATTAGCTCCTGGTTCCGGGTTGCCAGATTTGATCAGAGttttccaggatttttttttaaatcctcctTTTAAccagtaaaagtaaaaaaaaaaaaaaaaaaaatgacgcgTAGGATGTTAAATCCCAAAATGAGAAACACAAACCCGATCCCATTCTAGTATTCATGTCAAAAATAAAACATGAACGTGCCATGGGGCAGTCTGTATCTGGCAACACGTGGCTGCTTATTAATGTGAAGATGACTGGCCTGGAGAACATGACCCCAGCAGGTTCCTGTTTAAAGTAACGTGAACAGGAGCTGTGCTCTCTGTCTCTGATTACACAAGTTTATGACAGATTTTAAAAGCTCTGTCGCCTTTAGATGCCTGTTTTtgtcacattacattacattatctctagccgctttatccttctacagggtcgcaggcaagctggagcctatcccagctgactacgggcgaaaggcggggtacaccctggacaagtcgccaggtcatcacagggctgacacatagacacagacaaccattcacactcacacctacggtcaatttagagtcaccagttaacctaacctgcatgtctttggactgtgggggaaaccggagcacccggaggaaacccacgcggacacggggagaacatgcaaacgccacacagaaaggccctcgccggccccggggctcgaacccaggaccttcttgctgtgaggcgacagcgctaaccactacaccaccgtgccacccctgttttTGTCTTCAATCGCAAATTTATTTGACTAcaactatttattgtgttgtttaccgaggtggacagtaacgaagtacatttacttgagtgtacttaagtacttaagtacactttttgagtatctgtactttacttgagtatttttttttgggaaacttatgactttaacttcactacatttgaaagacaaatatcgtacttttcactccactacatttctatcaaggtcctcgttactatgaagcagctttgaaagtggatgttttttcttattttttctaaaatgtgattgtttttttcgcaggtgacactgagatagCCGATCAGTCATCACTAGGGTCAcgccacgtccatagactggataaaatcaagatcaatgatttctcagcagtattattgaacacgatcagttgatggcagaatggaaggaggcggttcttctggggaacgcacacgcacccatggcccatgaacccatgtttcagttttctgaaaggattaaagattcgtttcgttttaaacgtttgctttgtttgccgaaaatgaaccacatcacggcctacaaaaactcgacaTCCGACCCACGGAAGCATCTTGAGGTactgtatataaacattttattccaagagaaagcttgtaatgaagttgtctgtgcttttagagctagtgataatgttgcaaatgtagctatgcggtctggttagtcaaatgactttctatggatttgcccaccaagttgccgtagccttgtccatggctaacgttaacacatagctagttaacttggacactgttagttagcatgtaaaaacggagttacgctaacatgaataacgttaacttatctgaagtcctttcagaaatatgttttagcataatcttgccatgaCCAGAATGTTTAttagaaatgtttcttttctagtagcgttagctacccagtatgatttcgagtttgaagagagtttgctagcatgtcaggtggagtgtcactgactagctagcttaatgttaaaccaccatgatgcacagcatgtgttcattttgcgaattcacatttctgcctttggtaacggcgttagattttgtaagcattgtgacaataatacaacgatgcattgacagaaaatttacttttaatacttaagtatttttaaaagcaagtacttcagtactttaacttaagtaaaaatttgactggacaactttcactggtatcggagtaacatttgaccagtaggatctggactttgacttaagCAATGAAgttggtactttgtccacctctggttgttTATGATAAGCTACTTTCTGGACGTCCATTAAATGTTCCTTCAAATATCCGAGCAGTTAAGCTCTTTAAAAACTCAGGTCAGCATAAAGGAATAAATTAACCTTACCTcatattcagacagacatttcAGCTCTGGTGTTTCGTCTCTGTCAAGGAAATATTCAACATATGTTCATAACTTCATAAACAGTACATGCTTCAGATATTTTACTCTGCTGTTAATCTGTTCAAGGGTGTGAAATGATTTAAAAATAATGTATAACATTCATGTGCTGctgtgtttatttaacattttcatGTCAGCTAACAGGCGGGACATTTTCCTCTGCTGGAAAGTCTTCCAGATGGAGGAGTTTATGCACTGAAGATTCTCGGTATCATTACAAGCTGATGTTTGTCTTAACTTCTACAgaggaaaaaaaccaaaaactgATGATGGAAGggctgtttatcgctgctataacataCATGAGAACAAGAACTGACTTGTTTTCCAAACTTTCCACAtgattaaagggatcctccacaaagggatttactcttaaacttatgttaagtaaaaatatttgtagatttcaacagtcaaacgtTCATTTTTGGAGTCCAAATATTCTTCTAGAAAAattcatttttattaaaatgCCAGATAGGCCTCCCGCCGAAGTGACGTACATGATGACGTGgcttagtggaagcttggagcaacttggctctttatatcctctgcttacatcatggttttgttagttttgcaagtatttttactgaatttatagTTTTTTAATAAGTAAAGTACACCTCATTGCCCAAAATGATGCAAAAAGGACGAGAAGATATCTTCAACGTTTACCTGGCCAGAATCATTCAACTATTCATaagaaatggattcatgccatcagaagacctcaaaacaatctgcctgCGGTGCCCTACTTACGCTCCAAACATTTTGAAACATCCTGTTTCGATAAATCGAtggaattaaaagcaagattaatggggcttctagaataaaaagaaagatgAAAGATGATGTCGTGCCAACAATATTTGTCCATTGTTCAGCTCCAAAAGTGTTGAGCAGCAACAGAGAGAACACCAACAACACCGAGAGGTTAGTTTCGACTTTGATTCTTTGTAGTATGTTATCGgtgtcttacctggtgaattgtaatTGGTGTTCTGATGCGTTGTAGGTTCTTCAGTGTAAACTAGAAGAATGTACAGGCAACAAAGAAAACACTGACGTTAAAAGAACAATCACCAATGGATCAAGAGACGAAGCATTCGATTGAGCTTCAGGTATGGTCTACTACACTTTagataagagaattactcagaGCATTTTGCATGAAACTTGAAATTTCTGAAGTTCTATTTCATTGTAGTTTCAGTTTCAGTTTCGTGTATGTGCTCGGAACGTGAATTGACCAGAAAGAGGGATATGAACCAGTTGgtgttgaaatccagacagagacaagatgatccagtgttctttgttgggaAACGAAAGCGTCTCATTAAGCCCGGCGCACACGGACGACTTCTTGTCGCAAGCGTATTGCAATTTTTGGACCAAGTTTCCCCTCTTGGATAGTTGCGTGTGCAtgttatctgcgaccagtgggtgatttggggagggggatgcaagtcatgtggaaatcacgtgactacttcgTGGGCGGGGATTGACTTAGCCTTTGTAGGTGATTGCTTCGTTATCACAAAGACACGCACATGcagcgatatctctgcaacaagtcagcctCTGGCGATTTTTTgtcacagaatatcaagcatgtttgacacctgcgatctgtcgcaagcaacaaaaaattGCCGTCGCAAATATCCGCACACGAAACAATTTTTCGCTTGCAtcaaaaagttgcacgaccaagCGACGGAAAATCACCCATGTGCGCCGGGCTTTAGATGATTCATTCGAACTCTACTTGCAAAACCACGATGTAAGCGAAGGATATAaagagctgagttgctccaagcttccaccaccccacgtcatcgcatacgtcacttccgcaggaggcccgtctggtattttaataaaaatgaatTTTTTTAGAACagtatttggtctccgaaaatgaacatttgactgttgaaatctccGAATACTTTTACTTCACATAAGTTTCAGAGTAAATCCCTTTGTGGAGGAGCCCTTTAACTGTATGTGAGTTTCTGTGTGAGTTTGAGTGCATGAATCcactttacaaccctgattccaaaaaagttgggacaaagtacaaattgtaaataaaaatggaatgcaataatttacaaatctcaaaaactgatattgtattcacaatagaacatagacaacatatcaaatgtcgaaagtgagacattttgaaatttcatgccaaatattggctcatttgaaatttcatgccagcaacacatctcaaaaaagttgggacgggacaataagaggctggaaaagatgaaggtccaaaaaaggaacagctggaggaccaaattgcaactcattaggtcagttggcaataggtcattaacatgactgggtataaaaagagcatcttggagtgacagcggctctcagaagtaaagatgggaagaggatcaccaatccccctaattctgcgccgacaaatagtggagcaatatcagaaaggagttcgacagtgtaaaattgcaaagagtttgaacatatcatcatctacagtgcataatatcatcaaaagattcagagaatctggaagaatctctgtgcgtaagggtcaaggccggaaaaccatactgggcgcccgtgatcttcgggcccttagatggcactgcattacatacaggcatgcttctgtattggaaatcacaaaatgggctcaggaatatttccagagaacattatctgtaaacacaattcaccgtgccatccaccgctgccagctaaaactctatagttcaaagaagaagccgtatctaaacatgatccagaagcgcagacgtcttctctaggccaaggctcatttaaaatggactgtggcaaagtggaaaactgttctgtggtcagacgaatcaaaatttgaagttctttatggaaatcagggacgccgtgtcattcggactaaagaggagaaggacgacccaagttgttatcagcgctcagttcagaagcctgcatctctgatggtatggggttgcattagtgtgtgtggcatgggcagcttacacatctggaaagacacaatcaatgctgaaaggtatatccaggttctagagcaacatatgctcccatccagacgacgtctctttcagggaagaccttgcattttccaacatgacaatgccaaaccacatactgcatcaattacagcatcatggctgcgtagaagaagggtccgggtactgaactggccagcctgcagtccagatctttcacccatagaaaacatttggcgcatcataaaatggaagatacgacaaaaaagacctaagacagttgagcaactagaatcctacattagatgagaatgggttaacattcctatccctaaacttgagcaacttgtctcctcagtccccagatgtttacagactgttgtaaagagaaaaggggatgtctcacagtggtaaacatggccttgtcccaacttttttgagatgtgttgttgtcatgaaatttaaaaccctttggtgactgaccccttgaacatggttcctccaggaacgatgacgtttcagtcgtcaagacaacggaaaaactaaaatacaagagcattttgttttgtgcacaagagcattgtgacgtatctttct encodes:
- the bhlhe22 gene encoding class E basic helix-loop-helix protein 22 → MDRRTNFGDVFHKTLSVSAKKMDSLRAPGSEPPCRERQSPLGAFDPPDSDPLQAVGGGAGGGGVVGSLGLPGGSMRAPYGVGGEGASGQSSGGEQSPDDDSDGRCEMMLLATARDARTTSAAAGGSSAKCETGKKNREQKMLRLNINARERRRMHDLNDALDELRAVIPYAHSPSVRKLSKIATLLLAKNYILMQAQALEEMRRLVAYLNQGQAVSLAPSLSAYEQPPAYPAFPTGAAAASSCPDKCALFNSVTSSLCKQCTDKP